The Synchiropus splendidus isolate RoL2022-P1 chromosome 1, RoL_Sspl_1.0, whole genome shotgun sequence genome includes a window with the following:
- the gemin8 gene encoding gem-associated protein 8 isoform X1, with amino-acid sequence MRTRWKIQMDHKMAALSFRKLDASVPQRMLGNDLSVYGSPCDFTEDASSLMPWFCSPMYSRYWQHYHQALAWQQRHRRAYMMAVQAAFSAPYCHPHYQSSHQRDVDWQAENGDCYQGEDGDNDDDDDDEEEEEEDDDDVSSESEIECDVTNMEISEELRQYFAHTEKHRAELKRQQELEAEQQDCYVLADQDLHASSWTTSGAPPAERPGERRRAEMKKLYGEDAAKILAMEAAMQLSFDRNCDCKQPKYWPVIPLKL; translated from the exons ATGAGGACGAGATGGAAAATACAAATGGACCACAAGATGGCGGCATTGTCATTCCGAAAACTAGACGCCTCAGTGCCTCAAAGGATGCTGGGAAATGATCTCAGTGTGTACGGAAGTCCATGTGATTTCACG GAGGATGCATCTAGCCTCATGCCCTGGTTCTGTAGTCCCATGTACAGTCGCTATTGGCAGCACTATCATCAGGCTCTGGCCTGGCAACAAAGGCACAGGCGGGCCTATATGATGGCTGtacaggcagccttcagcgccCCCTACTGCCACCCACACTACCAAAGCAGCCACCAGCGTGATGTAGACTGGCAGGCCGAGAACGGTGACTGTTATCAAGGTGAAGACGGCGacaacgacgacgacgatgatgatgaggaggaggaggaggaggacgatgatgatgtAAGCTCTGAAAGTGAGATTGAGTGTGATGTCACCAACATGGAGATCAGTGAGGAACTGCGGCAGTATTTTGCTCATACAGAGAAGCACAGAGCAGAGCTAA AgaggcagcaggagctggaggctgAGCAGCAGGACTGCTATGTTCTAGCAGACCAGGACCTTCATGCCAGTTCCTGGACCACCAGTGGAGCGCCCCCTGCCGAGCGTCCCGGAGAAAGACGCCGGgctgaaatgaaaaaactgtACGGCGAAGATGCAGCAAAGATCCTAGCTATGGAGGCGGCAATGCAACTTAGCTTTGACCGGAACTGTGACTGTAAGCAGCCCAAGTACTGGCCAGTCATCCCTCTCAAGCTCTAG
- the gemin8 gene encoding gem-associated protein 8 isoform X2 yields the protein MMEDASSLMPWFCSPMYSRYWQHYHQALAWQQRHRRAYMMAVQAAFSAPYCHPHYQSSHQRDVDWQAENGDCYQGEDGDNDDDDDDEEEEEEDDDDVSSESEIECDVTNMEISEELRQYFAHTEKHRAELKRQQELEAEQQDCYVLADQDLHASSWTTSGAPPAERPGERRRAEMKKLYGEDAAKILAMEAAMQLSFDRNCDCKQPKYWPVIPLKL from the exons ATGATG GAGGATGCATCTAGCCTCATGCCCTGGTTCTGTAGTCCCATGTACAGTCGCTATTGGCAGCACTATCATCAGGCTCTGGCCTGGCAACAAAGGCACAGGCGGGCCTATATGATGGCTGtacaggcagccttcagcgccCCCTACTGCCACCCACACTACCAAAGCAGCCACCAGCGTGATGTAGACTGGCAGGCCGAGAACGGTGACTGTTATCAAGGTGAAGACGGCGacaacgacgacgacgatgatgatgaggaggaggaggaggaggacgatgatgatgtAAGCTCTGAAAGTGAGATTGAGTGTGATGTCACCAACATGGAGATCAGTGAGGAACTGCGGCAGTATTTTGCTCATACAGAGAAGCACAGAGCAGAGCTAA AgaggcagcaggagctggaggctgAGCAGCAGGACTGCTATGTTCTAGCAGACCAGGACCTTCATGCCAGTTCCTGGACCACCAGTGGAGCGCCCCCTGCCGAGCGTCCCGGAGAAAGACGCCGGgctgaaatgaaaaaactgtACGGCGAAGATGCAGCAAAGATCCTAGCTATGGAGGCGGCAATGCAACTTAGCTTTGACCGGAACTGTGACTGTAAGCAGCCCAAGTACTGGCCAGTCATCCCTCTCAAGCTCTAG